From one Rhodamnia argentea isolate NSW1041297 chromosome 1, ASM2092103v1, whole genome shotgun sequence genomic stretch:
- the LOC125313736 gene encoding endo-1,3;1,4-beta-D-glucanase-like, which translates to MSSSQCFDNPPNLSSTCGAGRVGELAGLKTYLTGPSDSKRAVLLIADVFGYEAPKLRKLADKVASAGFLVVVPDFFYGDPVVDFTSPSFNREAWFKNHSTDKGYEDAKPVISALKSKGVSAIGAAGFCWGGKVLVKLAGTEDIQAAVILHPGRMTEDEIKAVKIPTAILGAEIDHASPPEDLKKFGEIMSAKTEFESYVKIFPGVSHGWSVKYDDANEFAVKSAKEAHEDMLNWFLKHVK; encoded by the exons atgtcaAGCTCTCAGTGTTTTGATAACCCACCAAACCTGAGCTCAACTTGTGGGGCAGGACGCGTTGGAGAGCTTGCAGGCCTCAAAACTTACCTCACTGGCCCTTCAGATTCCAAGCGTGCTGTTCTTCTCATCGCCGATGTTTTTG GGTACGAGGCTCCTAAGCTGAG GAAACTCGCAGATAAGGTTGCATCCGCGGGATTCTTGGTGGTCGTACCCGATTTCTTTTATGGCGATCCCGTTGTTGATTTCACTAGTCCTAGTTTCAATAGAGAAGCTTGGTTTAAAAATCATAGCACG GATAAAGGGTATGAAGATGCGAAGCCAGTGATTTCCGCTCTGAAGAGTAAAGGCGTGTCTGCCATTGGGGCTGCAGGATTTTGTTGGGGAG GAAAGGTACTAGTGAAATTAGCAGGCACTGAAGACATTCAAGCAGCAGTTATTCTGCACCCTGGTCGTATGACCGAAGATGAAATCAAAG CTGTCAAGATTCCAACTGCTATATTGGGAGCCGAGATCGACCACGCTTCCCCACCTGAAGACCTGAAAAAGTTCGGGGAGATCATGTCGGCCAAAACTGAA TTTGAGAGTTATGTGAAGATATTCCCCGGCGTTAGTCACGGATGGAGTGTGAAGTACGACGATGCCAACGAATTTGCTGTCAAGAGTGCCAAAGAGGCCCATGAGGACATGTTGAACTGGTTCTTGAAGCATGTCaagtga
- the LOC115753633 gene encoding endo-1,3;1,4-beta-D-glucanase-like, producing the protein MSSSQCFENPPSLSSTCGAGRVEELAGLKTYVTGRSDSKRALLFIADAFGYEAPKLRKLADKVASAGFLVVVPDFYYGDPVIDVSHPNFDVEAWLKLHSPDKGYEDAKPVIAALKSKGVSAIGAAGFCWGGMVLVKLAGTEDIQAAVILHPGRMTEDEIKAVKIPTAILGAENDHIFSAAELKKLGEIMSAKTEIESYVKIFPGVRHGWSVRYNDDDESAIKSAEEAQGDMLNWFSKHVK; encoded by the exons atgtcaaGCTCTCAGTGTTTTGAGAACCCGCCGAGCCTGAGCTCGACTTGTGGAGCGGGACGTGTTGAAGAGCTTGCAGGCCTCAAGACTTACGTCACTGGCCGTTCTGATTCCAAGCGCGCTCTTCTTTTCATCGCTGATGCTTTTG GATATGAGGCTCCTAAGCTGAG GAAACTCGCAGATAAGGTTGCATCCGCAGGATTCTTGGTGGTTGTACCTGATTTCTATTACGGAGATCCCGTTATTGATGTCAGTCATCCTAATTTTGATGTAGAAGCTTGGTTGAAACTTCATAGCCCG GATAAAGGGTATGAAGATGCCAAGCCAGTGATTGCTGCTCTTAAAAGTAAAGGCGTGTCTGCTATTGGGGCTGCAGGATTTTGTTGGGGAg GAATGGTGCTAGTGAAATTAGCAGGCACTGAAGACATTCAAGCAGCAGTTATTCTGCACCCTGGTCGTATGACCGAAGATGAAATCAAAG CCGTCAAGATTCCAACTGCTATATTGGGAGCCGAGAACGACCACATTTTCTCGGCAGCAGAACTGAAAAAGTTAGGGGAGATCATGTCGGCTAAAACCGAA ATTGAGAGTTATGTGAAAATATTCCCTGGTGTTCGTCATGGATGGAGTGTGAGAtacaacgacgacgacgaatcCGCCATCAAGAGTGCCGAAGAGGCCCAAGGGGACATGTTGAATTGGTTCTCGAAGCATGTCAAGTGA